From a single Calothrix sp. NIES-2098 genomic region:
- a CDS encoding NADH dehydrogenase I subunit M has product MLLKSTTRHIRIFAAELDRDGELVPSNQVLTLDVDPDNEFNWNEDALQKIYRKFDELVEASSGADLTDYNLRRVGSDLEHYLRSLLQKGEISYNLQSRVTNYSMGVPQVAVDDKQ; this is encoded by the coding sequence ATGCTGCTCAAGTCTACAACCCGGCATATTCGCATTTTCGCGGCAGAACTTGACCGGGATGGTGAACTGGTTCCCAGTAATCAGGTCTTAACCTTAGATGTTGACCCAGACAATGAATTCAACTGGAATGAAGATGCTCTACAAAAGATTTATCGCAAGTTTGATGAACTAGTAGAAGCTTCTAGTGGTGCGGATTTAACAGACTACAACTTACGTCGTGTTGGTTCCGACTTGGAGCATTATTTGCGATCGCTCTTGCAAAAAGGCGAAATTAGCTACAATCTCCAAAGCCGCGTCACCAACTACAGTATGGGAGTCCCACAAGTAGCAGTTGACGATAAACAGTAA
- a CDS encoding FHA domain-containing protein: MTPLPCLNLAIARLTNTGADNFAIWVVKAPYPSGYVLHDCTWPVELSQVWQEWQEMFAGHSRLEISSRSTPPQLPPLPLNLSSSPSGQTAGYSSRLMQYLGISLWRWLFDGQILGSLERSRGMAMGQHTRLRFRLEIRDPDLIALPWEIMQREAGQSAMSLSQDLLFSRTTSEVESLPALRTDQALNILLVLGEDENKNLQLQKEAEILTQTLTKAGPLGSNSQGYAPCMVHTLLQPRPQELIEELETKAYNVFFYAGHGLPDPDGGLLFLRPRMTLNGIELAQVLTRTGVKLAVFNACWGAQPAAVNHQAIPSSSLAEVLIRHGVPAVLGMRDEIADTESHSFIQAFTEALRSRKPIDEAVAEARQELLTLYKFNQPAWTLPVLYLHPDFNGELIKSFDEGITELPDTTIPSIISSVPSASLRSLSPEGKTWLLRSGVTRIGRTKDNEIVIPEPSVSKRHAEILCRSTFSGTTPVRTYYLQDLSTYGTTWVFGSNGWQQILREEVPLKSGMQLKFGSSRGETWEFIIEDS; this comes from the coding sequence ATGACTCCATTGCCATGCCTGAACCTGGCGATCGCTCGTTTGACCAACACTGGCGCTGATAACTTTGCCATTTGGGTGGTTAAGGCTCCTTATCCCAGTGGCTATGTTTTGCATGACTGTACATGGCCAGTTGAACTCTCTCAAGTTTGGCAAGAATGGCAGGAAATGTTCGCAGGTCACAGTCGCTTAGAGATTTCCTCACGCTCAACGCCGCCACAGCTACCGCCGCTACCGCTAAACTTGAGTTCATCCCCTTCCGGTCAGACAGCAGGCTATAGTAGTCGTCTGATGCAATACTTGGGGATTAGTTTGTGGCGCTGGTTATTTGACGGACAAATTCTCGGTAGTCTAGAACGCAGTCGTGGTATGGCTATGGGACAGCATACACGTTTGCGCTTCCGCTTAGAAATTCGCGACCCGGATCTGATTGCCCTACCTTGGGAGATTATGCAGCGTGAAGCTGGTCAATCGGCAATGTCACTGTCTCAAGATTTACTATTTAGCCGTACAACCAGTGAAGTTGAATCATTACCTGCTTTGCGAACAGATCAGGCTCTCAACATTCTCTTAGTTTTAGGTGAAGATGAAAATAAAAATCTGCAACTGCAAAAAGAAGCAGAAATCTTAACGCAAACTCTGACGAAAGCCGGGCCTTTAGGTAGTAATTCTCAGGGATATGCACCTTGTATGGTACATACGCTGTTGCAACCAAGGCCGCAGGAATTGATTGAAGAATTAGAAACTAAAGCCTACAATGTCTTTTTCTACGCTGGTCATGGTTTGCCAGATCCTGACGGAGGTTTATTATTTTTACGTCCTAGGATGACTCTCAATGGCATAGAATTGGCTCAAGTATTGACCCGTACTGGTGTGAAATTGGCTGTGTTTAATGCTTGTTGGGGCGCACAACCAGCGGCTGTCAATCACCAAGCTATACCTTCTAGCAGTTTGGCAGAAGTGTTAATTCGTCATGGCGTACCTGCGGTTTTGGGAATGCGCGATGAGATTGCTGACACTGAAAGTCACAGTTTTATCCAAGCTTTTACGGAAGCTTTGCGATCGCGCAAGCCAATTGATGAAGCTGTAGCAGAGGCGAGACAAGAATTATTAACACTATATAAATTCAATCAACCTGCATGGACTTTGCCTGTTCTCTATCTGCATCCAGATTTCAATGGCGAACTAATTAAAAGTTTTGATGAAGGAATCACAGAACTACCAGACACAACTATTCCGAGTATAATTTCCTCGGTGCCATCAGCCTCATTGCGATCGCTCTCACCAGAAGGTAAAACTTGGTTGTTGCGTTCTGGAGTCACTCGTATTGGTCGGACAAAAGACAATGAGATCGTCATCCCAGAGCCTTCAGTTTCTAAACGCCATGCCGAAATCTTATGTCGGAGTACTTTCAGCGGTACAACTCCGGTAAGAACTTATTACTTGCAAGATTTATCTACCTACGGTACAACTTGGGTTTTTGGTTCTAATGGATGGCAGCAAATCCTCCGTGAGGAAGTACCTTTAAAGTCGGGAATGCAGTTAAAGTTTGGTAGTTCTAGAGGTGAAACCTGGGAATTTATTATTGAAGATTCCTAA
- a CDS encoding protein-serine/threonine phosphatase — MENDAATLYCPNELCQSPNPLSHKFCLRCSTPLPKRYLWAQGEALSVATAGEILADRYLVIDKSIVLDIRPGLVPQTPELDNLSAIRPYLRLIPYRLHVPQVYGAIPPIDGRYEQEILLLEKPPLLTDCTTQQVQLCPDLIAAWRDASSMRQIHWLWQLANLWQPLLSEGVAASLLAPDLIRVEGPLVRLLELRSDSATAHSLPQLGEFWAQLSKGAKPAISEFIDKISNSLIEEEINSAEQLITVLDRGLAQLGRSQTAAIKILTKTDTGPSRQRNEDACYPPSGTLVSKPPQPSALAIVCDGIGGHEGGNVASNLAIETIQQQVQQLTKVPADHIDPSLLLTDLESAVAVVNDKISQRNDSENRQGRQRMGTTLVMALPIAHEMYITHVGDSRAYWITRHGCYQVTLDDDVASREVRLGYAIYREAIEQSGSGSLVQALGMSPSTSLHPTSQRFILDEDAVFLLTSDGLSDFDRVEDYWETEVLPILKAETDVVSVADKLVEIANTKNGHDNVTIALVHCQIKYTEPESSLSAVIPESSPTQVPDPFPEATQQTLLNNSSTKTKVIPENKSRGSTRHLPLQFLVPLLIVAAAGGIGYLVMRLRSPIDAVPITASPTPTVEPTPEKPPVRRTLDNLSQGWVIQTNSEITLSNQQKFNSGTFLQVIEKKPNPKPANKDFLVDLQVCPSPDASTPAQDGSQTLQKPQKVEFSHSQLKRFGVTVLQADQKSPCDPASPEPINQTPLPTPKAEGNPT; from the coding sequence ATGGAAAATGATGCGGCAACGCTCTACTGCCCAAACGAACTTTGTCAATCTCCTAACCCCCTAAGCCACAAGTTCTGCTTGCGATGTTCTACGCCCCTACCCAAACGCTATCTTTGGGCGCAAGGAGAAGCCTTAAGTGTTGCCACTGCTGGAGAAATCTTAGCCGATCGCTATTTGGTAATCGATAAATCTATAGTTTTAGATATCAGACCAGGTTTAGTACCCCAAACACCTGAATTAGATAATTTATCAGCAATTAGACCTTATTTGCGACTCATACCCTATCGATTACACGTACCACAGGTATATGGAGCCATACCACCCATAGATGGGCGCTACGAACAAGAAATTTTACTCTTAGAAAAACCGCCACTTCTTACCGATTGTACAACCCAACAAGTACAACTTTGTCCAGATTTAATTGCAGCTTGGCGTGATGCCAGCTCGATGCGTCAGATCCATTGGTTATGGCAGTTAGCAAATCTCTGGCAACCACTGTTAAGTGAAGGTGTAGCCGCTAGCTTACTCGCACCAGATTTAATTAGGGTAGAAGGGCCATTAGTACGCTTGTTAGAATTGCGTTCCGACTCGGCAACAGCACACAGCTTACCCCAACTAGGTGAATTTTGGGCGCAGTTGTCTAAAGGAGCAAAACCAGCCATATCAGAATTTATTGACAAAATAAGCAATTCTTTAATTGAGGAAGAGATCAATTCAGCCGAACAATTAATAACAGTCTTAGATCGAGGACTAGCGCAATTAGGGCGATCGCAAACTGCCGCAATCAAAATTTTGACCAAAACTGATACAGGCCCCAGCCGCCAAAGGAATGAAGATGCCTGTTATCCTCCCAGCGGTACTTTGGTGAGTAAACCGCCTCAACCCTCAGCCTTAGCTATTGTCTGCGATGGCATTGGTGGGCACGAAGGCGGCAATGTGGCATCAAATTTAGCAATTGAAACAATTCAACAGCAGGTACAGCAACTGACAAAAGTTCCTGCCGATCATATAGATCCTTCGCTGCTACTAACTGACTTAGAATCGGCTGTAGCAGTTGTGAATGATAAAATCAGCCAGCGCAACGACAGCGAAAATCGCCAAGGGCGTCAGCGCATGGGTACAACTTTGGTAATGGCATTGCCAATTGCTCACGAAATGTACATTACCCATGTGGGTGACAGTCGTGCCTATTGGATTACGCGCCACGGTTGTTACCAAGTTACCCTTGATGATGATGTTGCCTCCCGCGAAGTCAGGTTAGGTTATGCTATCTATCGCGAAGCTATAGAACAGAGTGGTTCTGGTTCTCTGGTACAAGCTTTAGGGATGAGTCCTAGTACTTCGCTCCATCCGACATCCCAGCGATTTATTCTTGATGAAGATGCAGTTTTCTTACTCACATCCGATGGCTTGAGCGATTTTGACCGTGTAGAGGATTATTGGGAAACAGAAGTATTGCCAATTCTCAAAGCGGAAACAGATGTAGTTAGCGTGGCGGACAAATTAGTAGAAATCGCTAATACTAAAAATGGCCATGATAATGTCACCATCGCCTTAGTCCACTGTCAGATTAAATACACCGAACCAGAGTCTAGCCTGAGTGCAGTCATTCCCGAAAGTTCCCCTACACAAGTCCCCGATCCATTCCCTGAGGCTACACAACAAACTCTCTTAAATAACTCCAGTACGAAAACAAAAGTAATTCCCGAAAATAAGTCGCGTGGTAGCACTAGGCATTTACCGCTACAGTTTCTTGTCCCGTTACTCATAGTAGCCGCAGCTGGTGGTATTGGATACTTGGTAATGCGACTGCGATCGCCAATCGATGCAGTTCCCATTACTGCTAGTCCAACGCCTACTGTGGAACCAACGCCAGAAAAACCGCCAGTCAGAAGAACTTTAGATAACCTTTCCCAAGGTTGGGTAATTCAAACTAATAGCGAGATTACTTTAAGCAATCAGCAAAAGTTTAATAGTGGCACATTTTTACAAGTTATTGAGAAAAAACCAAATCCCAAACCTGCTAATAAAGACTTTCTGGTAGATTTACAGGTATGTCCTAGTCCAGACGCTTCCACTCCAGCACAGGACGGTTCTCAAACTTTACAGAAACCGCAGAAAGTTGAATTTTCTCATTCTCAACTTAAACGCTTTGGGGTTACTGTTTTACAAGCAGACCAAAAAAGTCCCTGCGATCCAGCTTCACCTGAGCCAATTAATCAGACGCCACTACCAACTCCAAAGGCTGAAGGTAATCCAACTTAG